ctgtttgcattttgcattttcctcTCAGGATTTTACAGAGCGGCATTCCCCTAGCACTCGCTCTTCCAGCGTGATGAGTGCTAGTCTATGTAGGCATTGCTTGTAAAGGAGCTATTCCACCCCTTTGGTCGTCTTCACCTTTTTGCAGGAAAGGGGGAGTGAAGCTGCACATGGTGTTCAACATGCAGATGAACTATGTATGGGTTTACACAGTGTCATGACATGAATCTCATTTTGTGTCTTGGACTCAAATTACTGCAGGTTTCTTTACTTTATAACAGTTCCCATTAGGTTATGATAGCCATGTTGGTTCTGTTGACCATAGTGACACTGGAAGAATTGCAGTGCGAGATGGACTTGAAAGTGCCCTCGTTCTCTGAGATGGCTCAAAGAGGTGGGCTAAGACCTTACAACTCTTCTGAAATTCATTCCTCCAGTTTAGTTTAACCATAAAGTAAACTTGAATAAATAACTAGTCCGCAGTCCTTGTTGGAAGTCCTTGTTGGAAAAGCTGGCTACCAATAACGGAGCACAGAGGGCTCCATCAGCATCTCTGGAGGATAGAGTGAGGTTTCATGCAAAGAGTCCCTACCTGGACTATAAAAGCTGGAGATGACTGTCCATGGTGCTGTGGAAAATGGTTGGCAAAACTCTGTTGGGGCAGTAAATAATGCCAAAAtatggggggggttgtttgttttatGTCGTCTCAAGTGATGGTTTTATCTACCAGGACACAGGCATGTATCAAAACCtagatggggaggaggagaaaacttgcatttccttttaaaacctAGTAGTATGAAACTGTTGTTGAACACTGTCTTGTTTGTGCTCACAGATTTTATCAGCCCATGGAGACTGCTGTCAGAAAggcagagaggttgtggagtctccatccttgggaaCAGTCAAAGCTGGGCTCaacacagccctgagcaagctGCTTTACCTGGCCTTGCTTTGCATAAGAGGATGAACtagagatctccagaggtcccttcccacctacATCTGTGTGTAATTTTGACAGACAGAAAATTGTTTCCTTCCACctcccaaaagaaaagaaaagaaaagaaaagaaaagaaaagaaaatccagcctTACCGATTGCAAATGTCTCTGCAGGAAGAAGTTTTCACTGCTGCTAAATTATTGCCATTAGGAAATTATTTGTACCATCCTCTGAAACTTCTGCTGGGTGGTCACAGTCTGGCTGCACTGAGATATGCACAGTTGCAGCTTTCTGTCCTCCCTTTTGGAGACCATATAAATATGAAGATAACCTGATGTAAAGCCACCTCTATAAACTTAGGTTGGATGTGTTTATCTGTGCTAGCAATTCGacaatgcatttttaaagtagtGGTAAGAACGTGCAATAAAGTCAGTGGCATACAAGGCAGTAATAGTTACTGGGAAGTGATGATTTACTTAGTGGGTGCATTAGGGACTTCAGTTCTTTGTGCCAAACGAAGGAGGATTTCTTTACAATTGCAAGTCATACTGCCAGATGTAATTCAAGAATTAAATTTTGGGGCAAGAACATGATTTTGGAAACATATCATGTCCCATTTCAGCAAAGCAGCTCTATGTGAGCTTTTGGTTGTCCAAAACCTTTTCTCAACTTGTCTGTTGGTTGTCCCCTGCATTGCCCTGGGGGAAATGGTATTGGGTATGGAAAAGAGGGACCTCAAAGGGCAGCTGCACCCTGGCCAGGGGTTTGGGGAACAGATGCTGAAGGTATTGGTTGCAGACTCTGGACAGGGCCCATCTTCATGTGTCCTACATTTGCCAGGACAGGCCAAGGCAAGTTACACCTGAGCAAGGTGACAAAACCGGTGCCAGATGGTGGAGGAGGTGTCTGTAGATGGAAAATGTCACAGACCTCTCTTCTGCAGCGTGTGGCTTTTAGACAGATGAGATGAGCTTTCCTGGCTGCACATGTGGCCATTTCATATCCCAGAGAAGGGATGAGAAGCTGTGCAAGCACCCCGAACACCTGCCCGAGCCTCCTCCTGCACCTGAACCAGAAAAGGGAGATCTGTGCACTGCCTGCTCATGGGTTAAAATTGCTGGGGCAGAACTGCAGGTCTGGAAGGGATTGTGAGAGGCCGTCACCCCCACCCTGAGGCAGGATTAAGTCTATCTAGATGCTCCCTGGTAGCTGTTCTTTAAACTCTTCTTCAACTCCAGTGACAAGACATCCCCCAGCCTCCCTTAGCTTTTGTTTGACTCCTCTGGACATTGGCAAGTGCATTTCCCCTGTATGTCCTACTTCAGCCTTCTGCAGCAATAGATAAAGCAAATTACTCCTTGCTCCAGCCGGGGGCAACAGGAGAAGCCATTTAATAACACTCCTGTGCATCCTGGGAGTGCTCCTGTCCCTCATCTTTTCTGGACAAGAGTCCCATTTCCTTTGGCTTTTCCCCACAGCTCCTGTTTCCCAACCTCCTGCTCTCCTGGGAGTGGCCAGCCCATCTCCCTGGGTGCCCTGGTCAAAGCAGGGCTCAGTCCTGAGCTGGAAACCCCCCCTCCTCTGCTCTGCAGACAGTGCCCCTCTTAGTGCATCCTGAGTGGGACGTGGTTTGGTTTTGCACCATGGTGCTGATTCAGCCAGAGGTCCTGGCTGGCTGGAACTGGTACTTTTCCAGCAGAGACAGAGTGAGCACTACCGATCCCCCGGGGCTGCTGTGGCCCTGGGGAGCATCAGGAGAGTTGCACTTGCCCATATGGAAGGCGGGAAGCCCCATGCCCTGTGTGAATGATGCCTCCCCCTGAAGAAGACGAGCAGAGCCAGCTCCTGTGTCAAAGGCTTTTATTGCTGAATGGCTACGGGGCATCGCTGCAATCACTGCTCGCCTTACAAATAGGCGTGGGGAAGCATCACAGAAGAACGCACCTGTGTGCAAAGCAGGCTCCAGCGCAGACCCCTGGGGCTGCCCGCTGCCGAGCGGATGCCCTCTCGCAGCCAAGGGAGTAGCCACCTGCCACCCCTGCCCTCACCTTCCCAAGGGCACCCCATGGTGGGTGCACACTACGTGCAGCAGGCAGGGCGAGTGCTTGGCTGAGCTCTGCAGGCACCAGGCATGGGGAGTTCATGGGTCGGTCAGCGAGGGGTGCCTCTGCTTCACAGTGACGGTGAAGGGCATCGGCTTGAGCGCGAGCCCATGGATGCAGTCCATCGTGAGGTGCTCGGCTGGGTTGGCGTGGAAGGAGCACTGGTGGAGGAGGATGGCGGTGAAAAGGAAGATCTGGAGCTTGGAGAGCTGGTCGCCGATGCATCGCCGTTGGCCGGCTGAGAAGATCATAACGCTGCAGGCACGGTCGCGGTCCAGGTGCTGCTGTGCATCCAGGAAGCGTGAGGGGTCAAAGCGCTGGGGGTCGTGCCACTTGCGACAGTCATGGTTGACTGACCACTGGTTGATGAAGACCACGGTGTCCTTGGGGATGTGAAAGCCATCCAGCTCCACGTCAGCCGTGGTGGCGTGCGGGATGGTGATGGGCACAAAGCTGCTGTAGCGCAGCGTCTCGTAGATGAAGGCCTCCAGGTGGGGCAGACTGGGCCGGTCCTCGGCCGTGGGCAGCCTGGTGCGCCCCACCACACGGTCCAGCTCGGCTTGGAGGTCGCACTGGAGCTGCGGGTGCTTCAGCAAGAGCAGGAGGATCCAGGAGAGTGCTGTGGACGTGGTGTCCTGCCCAGCGCCAAAGATGTCGGTCATGGCACCCTCCACATCGTCGGGGCCGAGCCCGCTGGGGGGCCTGTCgctgtgctctgctgctgcaaTCACGGCGTCGCTGACGTCGCGGATGACGCCGGGCGTGAAGGTGCGGCGGTGCTGCGCCACCTTCTCGCACACGAAGCCGTGCAGCTCCTGGTTGAGGGCCTGGAAGTCGCGGAAGACGCTGCGCACGGGGTTGGGGAAGTGCTGGAGCCAGGGCAGCACGTCCACCAGGCTGCCCGCACCCACCGTCTGCCCGAAGCGGTCGTTGCGGCCCAGCAGCGCCAGGAACTCGCCATCGCTGTGGCTGTAGCGGCGGCCGAAGCACAGCGCGCAGATCACGTTGGCGTTGGCCACCACGAAGAGGGGGCAGGGCTCGAAGTAGGCGCCGCCCCGGCTGAGCCGCAGGAAGAGCCGGACGAGGTCCTGC
This window of the Dromaius novaehollandiae isolate bDroNov1 chromosome 5, bDroNov1.hap1, whole genome shotgun sequence genome carries:
- the LOC112992440 gene encoding cytochrome P450 1B1-like yields the protein MSTSGAPDGAGAAAAAAEALAALRAAVQPALLVSCAVLLCAEACRRARAARGVAVGGRSPPGPFAWPLVGNALQLGRLPHLAFGRMARRYGDVFQLRLGRRRVVVLNGEGAIRRALVGQGARFAGRPDFPSFGLVSGGRSVAFGQPTARWRARRRLAHAALRACSTADARGRQAVERHVAGEAQDLVRLFLRLSRGGAYFEPCPLFVVANANVICALCFGRRYSHSDGEFLALLGRNDRFGQTVGAGSLVDVLPWLQHFPNPVRSVFRDFQALNQELHGFVCEKVAQHRRTFTPGVIRDVSDAVIAAAEHSDRPPSGLGPDDVEGAMTDIFGAGQDTTSTALSWILLLLLKHPQLQCDLQAELDRVVGRTRLPTAEDRPSLPHLEAFIYETLRYSSFVPITIPHATTADVELDGFHIPKDTVVFINQWSVNHDCRKWHDPQRFDPSRFLDAQQHLDRDRACSVMIFSAGQRRCIGDQLSKLQIFLFTAILLHQCSFHANPAEHLTMDCIHGLALKPMPFTVTVKQRHPSLTDP